In a single window of the Campylobacter fetus subsp. testudinum 03-427 genome:
- a CDS encoding putative membrane protein: MKLISLLKSGFLAALCSFGLNAATIDNAGVLSEPIKSKLNEMGAELKETTGVTLDLITFSNLNGESIDEAIKPFKSSLKPPYVILVLVPKEAGAKTGKVDIYTSNDANSLFDKEAVLSPYPESGSILPILVSNKGKDIYNAAMLNGYSDIADRIANSKGVVLKSSIGNSNRDTINIFRYLIYGSIILVIVVFAIRKIKR, encoded by the coding sequence ATGAAGTTAATAAGTTTATTAAAGAGCGGTTTTTTAGCCGCTCTTTGTAGTTTTGGTCTTAATGCTGCTACCATAGATAACGCCGGAGTTTTAAGCGAACCTATAAAATCTAAGCTAAATGAGATGGGCGCAGAGTTAAAGGAGACAACAGGTGTCACCTTGGATTTGATTACTTTTTCAAATTTAAATGGTGAAAGTATCGATGAAGCTATTAAACCTTTTAAAAGTAGTTTAAAGCCTCCATACGTTATTCTTGTATTAGTTCCTAAAGAAGCCGGAGCTAAAACCGGCAAGGTAGATATCTATACTTCAAACGATGCAAATTCTCTTTTTGATAAAGAAGCTGTTCTTAGCCCTTATCCAGAAAGTGGCTCTATCCTTCCAATACTAGTTTCAAACAAAGGCAAAGATATATACAACGCAGCTATGTTAAATGGATACTCAGATATAGCAGATAGGATAGCAAACTCAAAAGGAGTAGTTTTAAAAAGCTCCATTGGAAACTCAAATAGAGACACTATCAATATCTTTAGATATTTGATTTATGGCTCAATTATACTTGTCATAGTAGTATTTGCAATAAGAAAAATAAAAAGGTAA
- the carA gene encoding carbamoylphosphate synthase, small subunit (Pfam matches to PF00988.18 CPSase_sm_chain, and to PF00117.24 GATase), with amino-acid sequence MKAYIYIENGVYLEAKAFGKGGSAFGELVFNTSLTGYEEIITDPSYAGQFIIFTMPEIGIVGVNENDEESSKIHASGVFMRNFNQTPSNFRSEKSLEKFFYDQGKFGIYDVDTRYLTKMLRDSGNLRAFVSTEINNKEILKHELENSARIDEINYVGIVSTRKPYIHSKNSWKHQKQSYGNLSSIGKKVAVIDYGVKRNILNELCEAGLEVEVYPHNVKAEFLIDKFKKGEINGVFLSNGPGEPRMLVDEINEIKKLIKADIPMFGICLGHQLLSNAYGYETYKLKFGQHGANHPVLNLETKSIEITAQNHNYNVPETISEVATITHRNLFDNTIEGVRYNGGKVFSVQHHPEASSGPNESKYIFKNFIEIL; translated from the coding sequence ATGAAAGCTTATATTTATATAGAAAATGGAGTTTATTTAGAAGCAAAAGCGTTTGGAAAAGGCGGAAGTGCTTTTGGAGAACTTGTGTTTAACACCTCTTTAACCGGTTACGAAGAGATAATAACTGATCCTAGTTACGCCGGACAATTTATAATTTTTACTATGCCAGAAATAGGTATAGTAGGAGTAAATGAAAATGATGAAGAGAGCTCAAAAATCCACGCTAGTGGAGTTTTTATGCGTAATTTTAATCAAACCCCAAGTAATTTTAGAAGCGAAAAAAGCTTAGAGAAGTTTTTTTACGATCAAGGTAAATTTGGAATTTATGATGTAGATACAAGGTATCTTACAAAAATGTTAAGAGATAGTGGAAATTTAAGAGCTTTTGTATCTACTGAGATAAATAATAAAGAGATTTTGAAACACGAGTTAGAAAATAGCGCTCGTATAGATGAGATAAACTATGTTGGTATAGTAAGCACAAGAAAACCATATATCCACTCTAAAAACTCATGGAAACATCAAAAACAAAGCTATGGAAATTTGAGTTCTATCGGTAAAAAAGTAGCGGTCATAGATTATGGTGTAAAAAGAAATATTTTAAATGAATTATGCGAAGCAGGACTTGAAGTAGAAGTTTATCCGCATAATGTTAAAGCTGAATTTTTGATAGACAAATTTAAAAAAGGTGAGATAAACGGAGTATTTCTAAGCAATGGTCCTGGTGAGCCACGAATGTTAGTTGATGAGATAAACGAGATCAAAAAACTTATAAAAGCGGACATTCCTATGTTTGGAATTTGTCTTGGACATCAACTTTTATCAAATGCTTACGGATATGAGACTTATAAACTTAAATTTGGACAACACGGTGCAAATCATCCAGTTTTAAATTTAGAAACAAAAAGTATAGAGATAACTGCACAAAATCATAATTATAATGTACCTGAAACCATAAGCGAAGTAGCAACTATCACGCATAGAAATCTTTTTGATAACACGATAGAAGGCGTTAGGTATAACGGTGGTAAAGTATTTTCGGTGCAGCACCATCCAGAAGCGAGCAGTGGTCCTAATGAGAGCAAATATATATTTAAAAACTTTATTGAAATATTATAA
- the ccoN gene encoding cytochrome c oxidase CcoNOPQ, cbb3-type, subunit I (Pfam match to PF00115.16 COX1): MMQPSNALNYDYTVAKYFMFTTIIFGIVGMGIGTLIAFQMAYPDLNYLAGEYGTFSRLRPLHTNGVVYGFMLSGIFATWYYIGQRVLKVSMNESKFLMFIGKLHFWLYVIVIALAVVSLFAGLSTSKEYAELEWPIDILVVIVWVLWGVSIFGLIGIRREKTLYISLWYYIATFLGVAMLYLFNNMEVPTRLVSGMGSWLHSVSMYAGSNDALVQWWWGHNAVAFVFTVAIIAQIYYFLPKESGQPIFSYKLSLFSFWGLMFVYLWAGGHHLIYSTVPDWMQTMGSIFSVVLILPSWGSAINMLLTMKGEWGQLRENPLIKFMVLASTFYMFSTLEGPILSIKSVNALAHFTDWIPGHVHDGTLGWVGFMTMAALYHMTPRVFKRELYSKSLMEAQFWIQTTGIVLYFASMWIAGITQGMMWRATDEYGNLAYSFIDTVTVLIPYYWIRAIGGLLYLIGFFMFSYNIIKSISSSKPVEREPISASPMAA; encoded by the coding sequence TTGATGCAGCCAAGTAATGCATTAAATTATGACTATACAGTCGCTAAGTACTTCATGTTTACCACTATTATATTTGGTATAGTAGGTATGGGTATAGGAACTTTGATAGCTTTTCAAATGGCCTATCCAGATCTAAACTACCTAGCTGGTGAATACGGAACATTTAGCCGTTTAAGACCGCTTCATACAAACGGCGTGGTCTATGGGTTTATGTTGTCAGGTATCTTTGCTACCTGGTATTATATCGGTCAAAGAGTGCTAAAAGTCTCAATGAACGAGTCGAAATTCCTAATGTTTATAGGAAAATTGCATTTTTGGTTATATGTTATAGTAATCGCCTTAGCAGTAGTTAGTCTTTTTGCTGGATTATCTACTTCAAAAGAGTATGCTGAGCTAGAATGGCCTATAGATATACTAGTTGTTATAGTGTGGGTGTTATGGGGAGTTTCGATATTTGGACTAATCGGAATTCGTCGTGAAAAAACTCTTTATATCTCGCTTTGGTATTACATAGCTACATTTTTAGGTGTTGCTATGCTTTATCTATTCAATAATATGGAAGTTCCTACTCGCCTAGTTTCTGGTATGGGTAGTTGGCTTCATTCGGTATCTATGTACGCAGGAAGTAATGATGCTTTGGTACAATGGTGGTGGGGACACAACGCTGTTGCGTTTGTATTCACAGTGGCCATCATAGCTCAAATTTACTACTTTTTACCAAAAGAGAGCGGACAACCGATATTTAGTTATAAACTTTCATTATTTTCATTTTGGGGTTTAATGTTTGTTTATCTTTGGGCTGGCGGTCACCACCTTATTTATTCTACAGTTCCAGACTGGATGCAGACTATGGGATCGATATTCTCAGTAGTTCTGATACTTCCTAGTTGGGGTTCTGCTATAAATATGCTTCTTACTATGAAAGGTGAATGGGGACAATTAAGAGAGAATCCTCTTATTAAATTTATGGTTCTAGCAAGTACATTCTATATGTTCTCTACTCTTGAAGGACCTATACTTTCTATAAAATCTGTAAATGCTCTAGCTCACTTTACTGACTGGATACCTGGACACGTTCATGATGGAACTCTTGGTTGGGTAGGATTTATGACTATGGCAGCACTTTATCATATGACTCCACGTGTGTTCAAAAGAGAGCTTTATAGCAAATCTTTAATGGAAGCACAATTCTGGATTCAAACAACGGGTATAGTTCTATATTTTGCCTCAATGTGGATCGCGGGTATTACTCAAGGTATGATGTGGAGAGCAACAGATGAGTACGGTAACCTTGCGTATTCATTTATAGATACCGTTACGGTTCTAATCCCGTACTACTGGATAAGAGCTATAGGCGGATTGCTATACTTAATAGGCTTCTTTATGTTTAGTTACAACATAATAAAATCAATTTCATCAAGCAAACCAGTTGAGCGTGAACCAATCAGCGCTTCACCTATGGCTGCGTAA
- a CDS encoding putative cytochrome c oxidase-associated protein CcoH (Pfam match to PF05751.7 FixH), giving the protein MQNKKTFWPYGILLSIFAIVCACIYTIYHSLDYPVHLDNFYFDKYQNVENGYNEIQIKQAKFDQDFKFDQNATIYIDGLLNQNDPQKLRRNKIVPVVDQDKNVELVFDTNATNLKAELLLSRPDTNQFNKSLNFKLEDNKFKISDLNLTMPGRWQIMMKLTASDDSVGFFKFELYAK; this is encoded by the coding sequence ATGCAAAATAAAAAAACTTTTTGGCCATATGGGATTTTGCTATCTATATTTGCTATAGTATGCGCTTGTATTTATACTATTTATCATTCACTTGATTATCCGGTTCATTTGGATAATTTCTATTTTGATAAATATCAAAATGTAGAAAATGGATACAACGAGATCCAGATCAAACAAGCTAAATTTGATCAAGATTTTAAATTTGATCAGAATGCTACTATTTATATAGATGGACTTTTAAATCAAAATGATCCTCAAAAACTAAGACGCAACAAAATAGTTCCAGTAGTAGATCAAGATAAAAATGTTGAACTAGTTTTTGATACAAATGCTACAAATTTAAAAGCTGAACTTCTACTTTCTAGACCAGATACTAATCAATTCAATAAGAGTTTAAATTTTAAGTTAGAAGATAATAAATTTAAAATTAGCGATCTAAATTTAACTATGCCAGGCAGATGGCAGATCATGATGAAGCTAACTGCAAGTGACGATAGCGTAGGATTTTTTAAATTTGAGTTATACGCAAAATAA
- a CDS encoding PAS sensor-containing two-component system histidine kinase (Pfam matches to PF02518.22 HATPase_c, and to PF00989.20 PAS), translating into MIDLSERLKQYQAAIDTSNIVSKTDIEGYITFVNDEFCKISGYTRDELVGKPHNIVRHPDVPSENFKILWETILAKKVHRAIVKNKAKDGSAFYLNTTIIPILDERGNIEEFVAIRHNVTEVVLLNERLLKTQNELTDLNSLLEQKVAEQTKKLIDLNKNLEQRVLQEVAKNEEKTKLMFQQSRLANMGEMLANIAHQWRQPLNELSIDLFRLKQTVNTPNSEFLDIYNHSKTVIKGMSNTIEDFRNFFNSNTKKESFLVSSAVEDAAIMLQRTLEKDGIKLEFSYDKNIFLTGYKNELAQVFVNLFTNARDAFRDIDIDNKFIKVSVKRSKGFVILKVQDNAGGIKEDIKDKIFEPYFTTKHPIVGTGLGLYMNKKIIEKFNGDISVHNVKFGTCFEIKIPILLEKGENDE; encoded by the coding sequence ATGATTGACTTAAGTGAAAGATTAAAACAGTATCAAGCCGCTATCGATACAAGCAATATCGTTTCAAAAACAGATATTGAAGGTTATATTACTTTTGTCAATGACGAATTTTGCAAAATCAGCGGCTATACGAGAGATGAGCTTGTCGGCAAACCTCATAACATAGTTCGTCATCCAGATGTTCCAAGCGAAAATTTTAAAATTCTTTGGGAGACAATCTTAGCAAAAAAAGTCCATAGAGCCATAGTAAAAAATAAAGCTAAAGACGGCAGTGCGTTTTATCTAAATACAACTATTATCCCTATACTAGATGAGAGGGGAAATATCGAAGAGTTCGTTGCTATACGTCATAACGTAACTGAAGTCGTTCTTCTTAATGAGAGACTTTTAAAAACACAAAATGAATTAACAGATTTAAACTCCTTGCTAGAACAAAAAGTAGCAGAACAGACCAAAAAACTCATAGATCTAAATAAAAATCTCGAACAAAGAGTTCTCCAAGAAGTAGCAAAAAATGAGGAAAAAACTAAACTTATGTTCCAGCAAAGTCGCCTTGCAAATATGGGTGAAATGTTGGCAAATATAGCTCATCAGTGGAGACAGCCATTAAATGAGTTGAGTATAGATTTATTTAGATTAAAACAAACGGTAAATACACCTAATAGCGAATTTTTAGATATATACAATCACTCAAAAACAGTTATAAAAGGTATGAGCAACACTATAGAAGATTTTCGTAATTTTTTTAATTCAAATACCAAAAAAGAGAGTTTTTTAGTATCTAGCGCAGTAGAAGACGCTGCTATAATGCTTCAAAGAACGCTTGAAAAAGATGGTATAAAACTTGAGTTTAGCTATGATAAAAATATTTTTTTAACTGGATATAAAAATGAGCTTGCTCAAGTTTTTGTAAATCTCTTTACAAATGCTAGAGACGCTTTTAGAGATATAGATATAGACAATAAATTTATAAAAGTTTCAGTAAAACGAAGCAAAGGCTTTGTGATATTAAAAGTACAAGATAATGCTGGAGGTATAAAAGAGGATATTAAAGATAAAATTTTTGAGCCGTACTTTACTACAAAGCATCCTATAGTAGGAACTGGGCTTGGGTTATATATGAACAAAAAGATTATAGAAAAATTTAATGGTGATATAAGTGTGCATAACGTTAAATTTGGAACTTGTTTTGAGATAAAAATACCGATTTTATTAGAAAAAGGAGAAAATGATGAGTGA
- a CDS encoding putative protein (DUF4006 domain) (Pfam match to PF13179.2 DUF4006): protein MENTNRSVFGISGISGMLIATVLLLTILVVLTYLGIVSQQNVMQKPYKLVDPASVQMKSSTKQASEVMVIKE, encoded by the coding sequence ATGGAAAATACAAATAGATCTGTTTTTGGAATAAGCGGAATATCTGGAATGCTGATCGCTACTGTGCTTTTGCTGACTATTTTGGTAGTTTTAACATACCTTGGTATTGTATCACAACAAAATGTTATGCAAAAACCATATAAGTTAGTTGATCCTGCGTCTGTACAGATGAAAAGCAGCACTAAACAAGCCTCAGAAGTAATGGTTATAAAGGAGTAA
- the ccoQ gene encoding cytochrome c oxidase CcoNOPQ, cbb3-type, subunit IV (Pfam match to PF05545.7 FixQ), with protein MSVETMRELQAYGYFVLLVAMVVLLYGYWFHLKKSEKSGRRDYEKYSNLALKDELRDDILENVSTNNNNAKRSVKK; from the coding sequence ATGAGTGTAGAAACTATGAGAGAGCTTCAAGCATATGGCTATTTTGTTTTATTGGTCGCTATGGTTGTATTACTTTATGGCTATTGGTTTCATCTGAAAAAATCTGAAAAGTCAGGTAGAAGAGATTATGAAAAGTATTCGAATTTAGCTCTTAAAGATGAGTTACGTGATGATATCTTAGAAAATGTTTCTACTAATAACAATAATGCTAAGAGGAGCGTTAAAAAATGA
- the ccoP gene encoding cytochrome c oxidase CcoNOPQ, cbb3-type, membrane-bound monoheme cytochrome c subunit III (Pfam matches to PF14715.2 FixP_N, and to PF13442.2 Cytochrome_CBB3, and to PF13442.2 Cytochrome_CBB3) produces the protein MKWFNLEDSVNSLSILGAIAIILLTLIVVGRLFKLMKEKKEGGELSEDNWDGIGEYKNPLPIGWAVVFVLTIVWAIWYFLLGYPLNSYSQIGEYNEEVKAYNNSFQAKFEGASAEELKAIGEQVFLVQCSSCHGITGDGINGKAADLNIWGSEKAIYDVIVNGSKGLDYPLGEMPGGMVDEPTAKAVAAFVAKEISAIKSTYNENLVEAGREAWPTCAACHGDDGKGMDGQAPDLTKYGSGSFVVDVLNRGKIGSIGHMPKFTGSGILNETQEKAVGEYVISLSKGE, from the coding sequence ATGAAATGGTTTAATCTTGAAGATAGTGTAAATTCGCTTTCTATTCTTGGCGCTATAGCTATCATTTTATTGACACTTATTGTCGTTGGTAGGCTATTTAAGCTGATGAAAGAAAAAAAAGAAGGCGGCGAACTTAGTGAAGATAATTGGGATGGAATAGGCGAATATAAAAATCCACTACCGATTGGCTGGGCTGTTGTATTTGTTCTTACTATAGTTTGGGCAATATGGTATTTTTTATTAGGTTATCCTTTAAATTCATACTCTCAAATCGGAGAGTACAATGAAGAAGTAAAAGCCTATAATAATAGTTTTCAAGCTAAATTTGAAGGTGCTAGTGCTGAGGAGCTAAAAGCTATAGGAGAACAAGTTTTCCTAGTGCAATGTTCTAGCTGTCATGGTATCACAGGTGATGGTATAAATGGCAAAGCCGCAGATTTAAATATATGGGGAAGTGAAAAAGCTATCTATGATGTTATCGTAAATGGCTCAAAAGGACTTGACTATCCTCTAGGAGAGATGCCAGGTGGTATGGTAGATGAGCCTACTGCTAAGGCCGTAGCAGCTTTTGTTGCTAAAGAGATTTCAGCTATAAAATCTACTTATAATGAAAATTTAGTAGAGGCTGGACGAGAAGCATGGCCTACTTGCGCAGCTTGCCATGGAGATGATGGTAAAGGTATGGATGGACAAGCTCCTGATCTTACAAAATACGGTTCTGGATCATTTGTCGTTGATGTTCTTAATCGTGGTAAAATAGGAAGCATAGGACATATGCCAAAATTCACTGGCTCAGGAATACTTAATGAGACTCAAGAAAAAGCTGTCGGCGAATATGTAATTTCGCTTTCGAAAGGGGAGTAG
- the ccoO gene encoding cytochrome c oxidase CcoNOPQ, cbb3-type, membrane-bound monoheme cytochrome c subunit II (Pfam match to PF02433.11 FixO) → MFSWLEKNPFFFAVFVFVFIAYAGIIEILPDFADRARPVEGRKPYTVLQLAGRHIYIQDSCNACHSQLIRPFKSETDRYGMYSISGEYAYDRPFLWGSKRTGPDLWRIGNYRSTDWHENHMKDPTSVVPGSIMPAYKHMFNKNADIETAYAEAFTIKKVFNVPYDAEDMPKLGTWEATQAMVKEEAAAIVGQMKDQDVKDAFARGEIREIVALIAYLNSLK, encoded by the coding sequence ATGTTTAGTTGGTTAGAAAAAAATCCATTCTTTTTTGCGGTATTTGTATTTGTATTTATAGCTTACGCTGGTATTATAGAGATATTACCAGATTTTGCTGATCGTGCTAGACCTGTAGAGGGTAGAAAACCTTATACTGTTTTACAATTAGCAGGTCGTCATATATATATACAAGATAGTTGTAACGCATGTCACTCGCAGTTAATTAGACCATTCAAATCAGAAACAGATAGATATGGAATGTATTCTATCAGTGGCGAATACGCTTATGATAGACCATTTCTCTGGGGTTCTAAAAGAACAGGACCTGATCTATGGCGTATAGGTAACTATAGAAGCACTGATTGGCATGAAAATCATATGAAAGATCCAACAAGCGTAGTACCTGGATCTATTATGCCAGCATATAAACATATGTTTAATAAAAATGCTGATATAGAGACTGCTTATGCTGAGGCATTTACCATCAAAAAAGTATTTAACGTACCATATGATGCTGAAGATATGCCAAAACTCGGCACTTGGGAAGCAACTCAAGCTATGGTAAAAGAAGAAGCGGCGGCTATAGTTGGACAAATGAAAGATCAAGATGTTAAAGATGCATTTGCTAGAGGCGAAATTCGCGAGATAGTTGCACTTATAGCATACTTGAATAGCTTAAAATAA
- a CDS encoding putative membrane protein (DsbD domain) (Pfam match to PF13386.2 DsbD_2) → MDISTVFSIISIAIMFSISHCIGMCGGFVMAYNAKLSNKTKKEIVFLSISYHLSRVFAYVCLGVLFGFFGSIVILNLKTKGFVFFIVGIFLVVLSVALVKRGKLLACIENDKIGNLIMRFFKKISKRDDAPSFMILGFLNGLLPCGVVYYFLALSLSSGSIFNGFLVMFIFGLSTLPVMLIFSGAVGLVSAKFKRTMTIATSVIIAIYGVYLSYLGFMAIK, encoded by the coding sequence ATGGATATAAGTACGGTATTTAGCATTATCAGCATTGCTATTATGTTTAGTATATCGCACTGCATAGGTATGTGTGGCGGATTTGTAATGGCATATAATGCTAAATTATCAAATAAAACTAAAAAAGAGATAGTTTTTCTTAGTATTAGCTATCATTTAAGTAGAGTTTTTGCTTATGTTTGTTTGGGAGTTTTATTTGGTTTTTTTGGTTCTATCGTGATATTAAATTTAAAAACCAAAGGATTTGTATTTTTTATCGTAGGGATTTTTTTGGTTGTTTTATCTGTAGCTTTGGTGAAGCGCGGCAAGCTCTTGGCTTGTATAGAAAATGATAAAATAGGAAATTTGATAATGCGTTTTTTTAAAAAAATTAGCAAAAGGGACGACGCTCCGTCTTTTATGATATTAGGTTTTTTAAACGGTTTATTACCTTGTGGAGTTGTTTATTACTTTTTGGCATTATCTCTTAGCAGCGGAAGTATTTTTAATGGCTTTCTTGTGATGTTTATATTTGGTCTTAGTACTCTACCTGTTATGCTGATTTTTAGCGGTGCAGTCGGTCTTGTAAGTGCTAAATTTAAACGCACTATGACTATAGCTACTTCTGTTATCATAGCGATTTATGGAGTGTATTTATCATATTTAGGATTTATGGCGATAAAATGA
- a CDS encoding putative motility protein chaperone MotE (Pfam match to PF03448.13 MgtE_N) translates to MKFALVLCFVFASLNSIAADDWDAIYEAKKAEITREFERIDSARQELEAYRAATKSLFDKREAEISKQELDVNRTLDEISKKEENIKNMLAKNEKILEELKTMTSDKVLEVYAKMKDSPAANIISSLPRDEAAKILYALEPKKISSILSKMDPAIAAELTEILKKDDLFTDNNSSAK, encoded by the coding sequence ATGAAATTTGCTTTGGTTTTATGTTTTGTATTTGCAAGTTTAAATTCAATAGCCGCCGATGACTGGGATGCTATATACGAAGCTAAAAAAGCTGAGATAACACGTGAGTTTGAGCGCATAGATAGCGCAAGGCAAGAGCTAGAAGCTTATAGAGCCGCTACAAAATCTTTGTTTGATAAAAGAGAGGCTGAAATTTCAAAACAAGAACTCGATGTAAATAGAACGCTTGATGAAATTTCAAAAAAAGAGGAAAATATAAAAAATATGCTTGCAAAAAATGAAAAAATTTTAGAAGAGTTAAAAACAATGACTTCTGATAAAGTTTTAGAAGTATATGCAAAAATGAAAGATTCTCCCGCTGCAAACATTATCAGCTCACTTCCTAGAGATGAAGCAGCTAAAATACTTTATGCTCTTGAGCCTAAAAAAATATCATCTATACTCTCAAAAATGGATCCAGCAATAGCAGCAGAGCTTACTGAAATTCTAAAAAAAGATGATCTATTTACAGACAATAATAGTTCTGCTAAATGA
- a CDS encoding putative protein (DUF507 domain) (Pfam match to PF04368.9 DUF507), with translation MRIKLPHAPYIARKVGLDLFNCGFVSFKSGIEPVASVVQSILENDINKEKALEEKVKEVLDQNENEMDFMQVDRKNMFWLIKKKLAKDFGVILSYEDRYSSVSHEILELLWKKDLIDYNVSDNRVKNVIYGAIENYLKSYEDIEDIVVDKLANYKRKLIAGTDEYDLVFEKLYEEELHKKGMI, from the coding sequence ATGCGAATCAAATTACCACACGCACCTTATATAGCAAGAAAAGTTGGATTGGATCTTTTTAATTGTGGTTTTGTTAGTTTTAAAAGCGGCATCGAGCCAGTTGCCAGCGTAGTGCAAAGTATATTAGAAAATGATATTAATAAAGAAAAAGCGCTTGAAGAAAAGGTAAAAGAGGTGCTAGATCAAAATGAAAACGAGATGGATTTTATGCAAGTTGATAGAAAAAATATGTTTTGGCTTATAAAGAAAAAACTTGCAAAGGATTTTGGGGTAATTTTATCTTATGAGGATAGATATAGTAGCGTTTCTCACGAAATTTTAGAGCTTTTATGGAAAAAAGATCTCATAGACTACAATGTATCGGACAATCGTGTTAAAAACGTCATTTACGGTGCAATAGAAAATTATCTAAAATCATACGAAGATATAGAAGATATCGTAGTAGATAAGCTTGCAAACTACAAAAGAAAGCTTATTGCTGGTACTGATGAGTATGATTTGGTATTTGAAAAGCTTTATGAAGAAGAGCTACACAAAAAAGGAATGATCTAA
- a CDS encoding putative flagellar protein FliJ (Pfam match to PF02050.12 FliJ) — protein MNNKFTQVVKVKEENVNKIELSLVKCKALDKELKRSMEAIIDELNLHRFPRGGSSADIKINLEEQKLLRDQKERIKERIILNQKEIVHYEFQHKKAYIELEKMKYLEQEETTKEIAKIKKQEAKDLDEIAVQRYSFMKDTK, from the coding sequence ATGAATAATAAATTTACACAAGTAGTAAAAGTAAAAGAAGAAAACGTCAATAAAATAGAGCTAAGCCTTGTTAAATGCAAGGCTTTAGACAAAGAGCTGAAAAGATCTATGGAAGCTATTATCGATGAGTTAAATTTGCATAGATTTCCACGCGGTGGTAGTTCTGCGGATATAAAAATAAATTTAGAAGAGCAGAAACTTTTAAGAGATCAAAAAGAGAGAATAAAAGAGAGAATAATCTTAAATCAAAAAGAGATCGTTCATTATGAGTTTCAACATAAAAAAGCATATATAGAGTTAGAAAAGATGAAATATTTAGAACAAGAAGAAACCACAAAAGAGATAGCTAAGATAAAAAAACAAGAAGCAAAAGATCTTGATGAAATTGCTGTTCAAAGATACTCTTTTATGAAAGATACAAAATGA
- a CDS encoding two-component system response regulator (Pfam matches to PF00072.20 Response_reg, and to PF00486.24 Trans_reg_C), protein MSDILKSLTVLFVEDEDKIRTSMGSAMEGIFAKVILAGNGDEGLKKFKKFNPDVIVTDISMPIMDGLDMSKEIRDISKDTPIVILSAFSEKEKLLKAIEIGIDKYIIKPIDMEELFEAISVLAQDKISTTNIVEIGGGYSFNKTKRVLVKNQEEIALTKKELAFISILVKRLGTLVLHEEIKNSVWVGEKVSDAAIRTFIKRIRDKVGANLIKNIPGLGYKIETNL, encoded by the coding sequence ATGAGTGATATATTAAAGAGTCTTACGGTTCTCTTTGTAGAAGACGAAGACAAGATAAGAACTAGCATGGGCAGTGCTATGGAGGGGATTTTTGCAAAAGTTATCCTAGCTGGTAATGGAGATGAAGGACTTAAGAAATTTAAAAAATTTAATCCAGATGTCATAGTAACTGATATTTCTATGCCTATAATGGACGGTCTTGATATGTCAAAAGAGATTAGAGATATATCAAAAGATACTCCTATAGTGATTTTGAGTGCATTTAGCGAAAAAGAAAAACTGCTAAAAGCTATAGAAATCGGCATAGATAAATACATAATAAAACCTATAGATATGGAAGAGTTGTTTGAAGCTATATCTGTTTTGGCTCAAGATAAGATCAGCACTACAAATATCGTAGAAATAGGTGGCGGATACTCATTTAATAAGACAAAAAGAGTTTTAGTAAAAAACCAAGAAGAGATAGCACTTACAAAAAAAGAGTTGGCATTTATCTCTATTTTAGTAAAAAGATTGGGTACATTAGTGCTTCATGAAGAGATAAAAAATAGCGTTTGGGTTGGAGAAAAAGTGAGTGATGCTGCGATTAGAACGTTTATAAAACGTATCCGTGATAAAGTAGGAGCAAATTTAATAAAAAATATTCCAGGACTCGGATATAAAATAGAAACAAATTTGTAA